Proteins from a single region of Chryseobacterium scophthalmum:
- a CDS encoding GNAT family N-acetyltransferase: MQILRTTSENQNFQSLVQKLDAYLAEMDGDDHAFYDQYNKIDLLKNCIVIFGNEKPVACGAIKPIDENTMEVKRMFTLPEYRGKGFAGSVLKELEIWTKELGYEKTVLETGKKQTEAVALYKKCNYTIIPNYGQYAGIENSVCFEKIL; the protein is encoded by the coding sequence ATGCAAATCCTCAGAACTACTTCCGAGAATCAGAATTTTCAAAGTTTAGTACAAAAACTCGATGCTTATCTAGCCGAAATGGATGGTGATGATCATGCTTTTTATGATCAATATAATAAAATTGATCTGCTGAAAAACTGTATCGTTATTTTTGGAAATGAAAAACCTGTTGCTTGCGGAGCGATAAAACCAATTGACGAAAACACAATGGAAGTCAAAAGAATGTTTACGCTTCCTGAGTATCGTGGAAAAGGCTTTGCAGGATCAGTTTTAAAAGAACTGGAAATCTGGACTAAAGAATTGGGTTATGAAAAAACAGTTTTAGAAACAGGTAAGAAGCAAACAGAAGCTGTTGCTCTTTATAAAAAATGCAACTACACTATTATTCCCAATTATGGACAATATGCAGGAATTGAAAACAGTGTCTGTTTTGAGAAAATTTTATAA
- a CDS encoding DUF2059 domain-containing protein yields the protein MKKIICLITVFSSVLVFSQSKNDKVKTLISLSASFKLSKQVEKDVFLSFKKRYTNIPDSVWSSLEPKINIDNLINQVIGIYENKFTEKEIDGLLTFYQSELGQKFIKNSPDIMTEVQNATADWAKNITDLVNKDLEEKGYLQSPPPPSPNPPAPMIPKKK from the coding sequence ATGAAGAAAATAATTTGTTTAATTACTGTTTTTTCAAGTGTTTTAGTATTTTCTCAATCTAAAAATGATAAAGTCAAAACTTTGATTTCTTTAAGTGCCTCTTTTAAGCTTTCAAAGCAGGTTGAAAAAGATGTATTCTTAAGTTTTAAAAAAAGATATACAAATATTCCTGATTCTGTTTGGTCTTCATTAGAACCTAAAATCAATATTGATAATTTAATTAACCAAGTGATCGGTATTTATGAAAACAAATTCACAGAAAAGGAAATTGATGGGCTTTTGACTTTTTATCAATCGGAATTAGGGCAAAAATTTATTAAAAACAGTCCAGATATTATGACTGAAGTACAAAATGCTACAGCTGATTGGGCTAAAAATATAACTGATCTGGTTAATAAAGATTTAGAAGAAAAAGGTTATTTACAATCACCTCCACCGCCTTCTCCAAATCCACCAGCTCCTATGATTCCAAAAAAGAAATAA
- a CDS encoding DUF2059 domain-containing protein: MKKILFGTAFLLASMMFAQTSKEKKINEFIKLTEIDKLGKQSIDKMIDIYKKQFTDLPEEFWVEFKKEANEDELTRIYIPIYDKYYSESDLDALIKFYKTPTGKKMIAVMPDVMKESMEKGRIWGEEISKKVMVKMEKTIAEKSAHRKAELENAPVVTVSE, from the coding sequence ATGAAGAAAATTTTATTTGGAACCGCATTTCTCTTGGCTTCTATGATGTTTGCCCAAACCTCAAAAGAAAAAAAAATCAACGAATTTATCAAGCTTACAGAGATAGATAAATTGGGAAAACAATCCATCGATAAGATGATTGATATTTATAAGAAACAATTCACCGATTTGCCGGAAGAGTTTTGGGTTGAATTTAAAAAAGAAGCCAATGAAGATGAATTAACCAGAATTTATATTCCCATCTACGATAAATATTATTCTGAATCTGATTTGGATGCGCTGATAAAATTCTATAAAACCCCAACGGGAAAAAAGATGATTGCAGTAATGCCGGATGTGATGAAAGAAAGTATGGAAAAAGGGCGAATCTGGGGTGAAGAGATTAGCAAGAAAGTAATGGTAAAAATGGAGAAAACAATAGCAGAAAAGAGTGCTCATAGAAAAGCCGAACTGGAGAATGCGCCTGTAGTGACGGTGTCTGAATGA
- the hutH gene encoding histidine ammonia-lyase, giving the protein MIYGIDTFSFHDVLEICNDPNKATLNKEAKEQILKSQNNVKQIVESDRCVYGINTGFGPLCDTKISADETAQLQYNLIISHAVGVGKPIDKEFSKIMMIAKVHALSKGFSGVSLEVIERFILMLEKDIIPVVPEQGSVGASGDLAPLSHLVLPLLGLGQVWVGNEIFETADVLEKNNLEPLVLGPKEGLGLINGTQFILAHAIKGLEKFEYLLDLADMTAAMSLEAYRGSASPFKKELHDIRPFEGSKKVAARMLKFLKNSENLKAHEECERVQDPYSMRCVPQVHGASRNAFEHLKMMAETELNSVTDNPIVLSAEESISGGNFHGQLMAMPLDYATLAVAELGNISDRRSYLLLEGKYGLPRLLTESSGLNSGFMIPQYTSAALVTENKTLCFPASADSIPTSLGQEDHVSMGSISGRKFNQVLGNLVNILAVELMFAAQGLEFRRPAKCSKIIEENFAILRSKVDKLEDDRLIGKDMLAIAELINDRKFVVSF; this is encoded by the coding sequence ATGATATACGGTATAGATACTTTCAGTTTTCACGATGTTTTGGAAATCTGTAATGACCCAAATAAAGCTACATTAAATAAAGAAGCGAAAGAGCAGATTTTAAAATCTCAGAATAATGTAAAACAGATTGTAGAGTCAGATCGATGTGTTTATGGGATCAATACAGGATTCGGACCGCTTTGTGATACTAAAATTTCGGCTGATGAAACAGCTCAGCTTCAGTACAATTTAATTATTTCTCACGCAGTAGGAGTAGGGAAACCGATTGATAAAGAATTTTCAAAAATTATGATGATTGCGAAAGTTCATGCGTTGTCTAAAGGTTTTTCGGGAGTTTCTCTGGAAGTGATTGAAAGATTTATTCTGATGCTTGAAAAGGATATTATTCCTGTAGTTCCGGAGCAAGGTTCTGTAGGAGCTTCGGGAGATTTGGCTCCTTTATCACATTTAGTTTTACCACTTTTAGGACTTGGACAGGTTTGGGTAGGAAACGAAATTTTTGAAACTGCTGATGTTTTAGAAAAAAACAATCTTGAGCCATTGGTTTTAGGACCGAAAGAAGGTTTGGGATTAATCAACGGAACTCAGTTTATTCTGGCTCATGCGATAAAAGGTTTAGAAAAATTTGAATATTTATTAGACTTAGCAGATATGACTGCTGCAATGAGTCTTGAAGCTTACAGAGGTTCGGCAAGCCCATTTAAAAAAGAACTTCATGACATCAGACCGTTTGAAGGAAGCAAAAAAGTGGCGGCAAGAATGCTGAAATTTTTAAAGAATTCTGAAAACTTAAAAGCTCACGAAGAGTGTGAAAGAGTACAGGATCCTTATTCTATGAGATGTGTTCCTCAGGTTCACGGAGCGAGTAGAAATGCTTTTGAACATCTTAAAATGATGGCCGAAACGGAATTGAATTCTGTAACCGATAATCCGATCGTTTTAAGCGCTGAAGAATCTATTTCAGGAGGAAATTTCCACGGACAACTGATGGCAATGCCTTTAGATTATGCAACTTTAGCTGTTGCAGAGTTAGGAAATATTTCAGACAGAAGAAGTTATTTATTGTTAGAAGGGAAATACGGTTTACCAAGATTATTGACTGAAAGCTCAGGTTTGAATTCAGGATTTATGATCCCGCAATATACTTCTGCAGCGTTGGTTACTGAGAATAAAACGCTTTGTTTCCCGGCTTCGGCGGATTCTATCCCGACAAGTTTAGGTCAGGAAGATCATGTTTCGATGGGAAGTATTTCAGGTAGAAAATTCAATCAGGTTTTAGGAAATCTTGTAAATATTTTAGCTGTTGAATTGATGTTTGCAGCACAAGGTTTAGAATTCAGAAGACCTGCAAAATGTTCAAAAATCATTGAAGAAAACTTTGCGATTCTTCGTTCTAAAGTAGATAAATTAGAAGATGACCGATTAATCGGAAAAGATATGTTGGCCATTGCAGAGCTGATTAATGATAGAAAGTTTGTGGTGAGTTTTTAA
- the uvrC gene encoding excinuclease ABC subunit UvrC gives MNPSLELQLKTLPSEPGVYRYYDKNENLLYVGKAKNLKKRVLSYFNKTLSGYRTKIMVGKINRLETTIVNSEYDALLLENNLIKEHQPFYNVMLKDDKTYPWICIKNEDFPRIFLTRNKIKDGSEYFGPYAKVRPAKILLDTIKHIYKLRTCNLNLSPKKIEEGKYKVCLEFHIKNCEGPCEDLESKEDYDEKIDAIRGIVKGDFRRAKEYLINQMTKYASNLQFENAQLIKERLDILEDYQVKHTVVNPDIDDVDVFGMTSDETAAYVNYFKIRNGNIIQSFTTEIKKMLEETDEEIMEEALIEIRQKFDSDSKEVLLPFHLTVEIPNVKLIVPKVGDKKRIVELSEKNAKEYRIEKLKQVQIVDPERHSNRIMAEMQKLLRMPVEPRHIEGFDNSNIQGTNPVSACVVFKNGKPSKADYRIFHPKTVIGPDDFKTMEEVIFRRYKRMLEEGESLPQLILIDGGKGQLSSAVKSLKLLGLYGKITIVGIAKRLEEIFFPEDPIPLYLDKKSETLKILQQVRDEAHRFGVKHHRTRRTNSTIKSELEEIPGVGEKTIELLLSKLKSVKRIKDANFETLEEILGKSKAKVIWEFFNAE, from the coding sequence ATGAATCCGTCTTTAGAATTACAGCTTAAAACTTTACCTTCAGAACCCGGCGTTTATCGATATTATGATAAAAACGAAAATCTGCTGTATGTAGGAAAGGCTAAAAACCTAAAGAAAAGAGTACTTTCTTATTTCAACAAAACGCTTTCCGGATACCGTACCAAAATTATGGTCGGAAAGATTAACCGTCTTGAAACGACCATTGTAAACAGTGAATATGATGCTCTTTTATTGGAAAACAATCTGATTAAAGAACATCAGCCTTTCTACAATGTGATGTTGAAAGATGATAAAACTTATCCGTGGATTTGTATTAAAAATGAAGATTTCCCAAGGATTTTCCTTACAAGAAATAAAATAAAAGACGGTTCGGAATATTTTGGACCTTACGCAAAAGTACGTCCTGCAAAGATTTTATTGGATACAATTAAACATATTTATAAGCTTCGTACCTGCAATTTAAATTTATCTCCGAAAAAAATTGAGGAAGGAAAATACAAAGTCTGTTTGGAGTTCCATATTAAAAACTGTGAAGGACCTTGTGAAGATTTGGAGAGTAAGGAAGATTACGACGAAAAAATCGATGCGATTCGCGGAATTGTAAAAGGAGATTTCCGAAGAGCAAAAGAATATTTAATTAATCAAATGACGAAATATGCGTCTAATCTTCAGTTTGAAAATGCTCAGCTCATTAAAGAAAGATTGGATATTCTTGAGGATTATCAGGTAAAGCATACGGTGGTAAATCCGGATATTGATGATGTAGATGTTTTCGGAATGACGAGTGATGAAACTGCGGCTTATGTTAATTATTTCAAGATCAGGAACGGAAATATTATTCAAAGTTTCACTACAGAAATCAAGAAAATGCTTGAAGAAACCGATGAAGAAATCATGGAAGAAGCGTTAATTGAAATCCGTCAAAAATTTGATTCTGATTCTAAAGAGGTCTTGCTTCCTTTTCACTTAACCGTTGAAATTCCGAACGTAAAGCTGATTGTTCCGAAAGTCGGCGATAAAAAAAGAATCGTTGAACTTTCTGAAAAAAACGCCAAAGAATACAGAATTGAAAAATTAAAACAGGTACAGATTGTTGATCCTGAAAGACATTCTAACAGAATTATGGCAGAAATGCAAAAGCTATTAAGGATGCCTGTAGAACCGAGACATATCGAAGGTTTTGACAACTCAAACATTCAGGGAACCAATCCGGTTTCGGCGTGTGTTGTTTTCAAAAACGGAAAACCGAGTAAGGCTGATTACAGAATTTTTCATCCAAAAACTGTTATTGGTCCCGATGATTTTAAAACAATGGAAGAAGTCATTTTCAGACGCTACAAAAGAATGCTGGAGGAAGGCGAAAGTTTACCCCAATTAATTTTGATCGATGGTGGAAAAGGGCAACTATCTTCTGCAGTAAAAAGCTTAAAATTGCTTGGTCTTTACGGAAAAATTACCATTGTGGGAATTGCCAAAAGACTCGAAGAAATTTTCTTTCCCGAAGATCCTATTCCTTTATATCTCGATAAAAAATCTGAAACTCTTAAGATTTTACAACAAGTACGTGATGAAGCCCACCGTTTTGGCGTAAAACATCACCGAACAAGACGTACCAATTCTACGATAAAATCTGAGCTTGAGGAAATTCCGGGGGTTGGTGAAAAAACGATTGAACTGCTTTTATCTAAATTAAAATCAGTAAAAAGAATAAAAGATGCCAACTTTGAAACTTTAGAAGAAATTTTAGGAAAATCTAAAGCGAAAGTAATCTGGGAATTTTTCAACGCTGAATAA
- a CDS encoding anti-sigma factor: MDSKEYISSGILESYILGLASPEEAGILECVMKNNAEVKAAYEEAQKTFELLATAQAMTPPTDLKAKIWDKIQLEQEVVEEKPVIPINNVEPKMETQQVTQEIKVEKNNSWKTFAVAASVLFLVSIGGNLFWMNSQNEIKKELADLKSDKQSQHLAMQNLEQKLKITSNPNMLKIVLAGVEKHPESNAVVYWDKTSKDVYLTANSLPKAPEGMQYQLWAIADGKPVSAGMYTDEKDAKIALANIPNAQAFAITLEKEGGSTIPTMENMYVMGGV, encoded by the coding sequence TTGGATAGTAAAGAATACATATCATCCGGAATTCTAGAATCTTACATTCTAGGTCTTGCTTCTCCCGAGGAAGCGGGTATTTTGGAGTGTGTGATGAAGAATAATGCTGAAGTAAAAGCTGCGTACGAAGAAGCGCAGAAAACTTTTGAATTGCTTGCAACTGCACAGGCAATGACACCACCCACTGATTTAAAAGCAAAAATCTGGGATAAAATTCAACTTGAACAAGAAGTTGTAGAAGAGAAACCTGTAATTCCTATTAATAATGTTGAACCAAAAATGGAAACTCAACAGGTAACGCAGGAAATAAAAGTAGAAAAAAACAACAGCTGGAAAACCTTTGCGGTGGCTGCATCTGTTTTATTTTTAGTAAGTATTGGAGGTAATTTGTTTTGGATGAATAGCCAAAATGAGATTAAAAAAGAATTAGCAGATCTAAAATCTGATAAACAATCTCAACACCTTGCGATGCAAAATCTTGAGCAAAAATTGAAGATAACTTCAAACCCAAATATGCTTAAAATTGTTTTGGCGGGCGTTGAAAAACATCCAGAATCCAACGCTGTTGTATATTGGGATAAAACTTCCAAAGATGTTTATTTAACGGCGAATAGTTTGCCAAAAGCTCCTGAAGGAATGCAGTACCAACTTTGGGCAATTGCAGACGGAAAACCAGTGAGCGCAGGAATGTACACCGACGAAAAAGATGCTAAAATAGCTTTAGCCAATATTCCGAATGCGCAGGCTTTTGCCATTACTTTAGAAAAAGAAGGCGGAAGCACAATTCCTACAATGGAAAACATGTATGTAATGGGAGGAGTTTAG
- a CDS encoding RNA polymerase sigma factor, which translates to MYDNYSGALYGVILRIVQSKEYTEEIIQDVFVKVWNSIHQYDSTKGRFYTWMINIARNTAIDYLKSKSFQKQLKNQPLPDFVYENAELTTTNNSDFIGFNKVLESLESDKQELIDLAYYQGFTQSEISEKLNMPLGTVKTKMRNALIKLKDLLKDYQ; encoded by the coding sequence GGTGCGTTGTATGGTGTGATCCTCAGAATTGTTCAGTCTAAAGAATATACAGAAGAGATTATTCAGGATGTTTTTGTGAAAGTCTGGAATTCTATCCATCAATATGACTCTACGAAAGGTAGATTTTATACTTGGATGATTAATATTGCAAGAAACACAGCAATTGATTATCTTAAATCTAAAAGCTTTCAAAAGCAACTTAAAAACCAACCTTTACCAGATTTCGTATATGAGAATGCGGAACTTACAACCACCAATAATTCAGATTTTATTGGGTTTAATAAAGTGCTTGAAAGTTTGGAATCTGATAAGCAGGAACTCATTGATCTTGCCTATTATCAAGGATTTACGCAGAGTGAAATATCAGAAAAACTGAATATGCCTTTAGGCACTGTAAAGACCAAAATGCGAAATGCATTGATTAAATTAAAAGACTTGTTAAAAGATTATCAATAA